Genomic DNA from Oncorhynchus nerka isolate Pitt River linkage group LG17, Oner_Uvic_2.0, whole genome shotgun sequence:
aagccctatttggtaaaagaccaagtccatattatggcaagaacagctcaaataagcaacgagaaacgacagtccatcattcattttagacatgaaggtcagtcaatccggaaaatgtcaagaactttgaacagttcttcaagtgcagtcgcaaaaaccatcaagcgctatgataaactggctctcatgaggactgccacaggaaaggaagacccagttacctctactgcagaaaatcagttagagttaccagcctcagaaatggcagcccaaataaatgtttcacgttcaagtaacagacacatctcaacatcaacttgaGATgttttgagatgagttggaccgcagagcgaaggaaaagcagccagcatgtgggaaatccttcaagactgttggaaaagcattcctcatgaagctggttgagagaatgcaaagagggtgcaaagctgtcaaacgcaaagggtggctactttgaagaatctaaaatatatttggatttttttttacacttttttggtaactacatgattcaatgtgtgttatttcagagttttgatgtcttcactattattctacaatgtggaaaatagtaaaaaattaagaaaaacccttgaatgagtagctgtgtccacacttttgactggtactgtacataacattctattggttgcaatatTTTCATAACATGCCATTTACACCAAAAATAGAGATTTGGTTGTAAAAAACGTCCCCTTCAAGGAGTACATTCCCCCCGCTAAGTCAGAAATAGTCATATTCTATTAAGACAAGTAAAACCATTCATTGATTACATCAATTGGAAACAAATAAATACTCCTACACCATAATTTTTCAATTCATAAAATGTGTAGGGTAAGCTACATTGCATTGTATATTTGCCTTGGTAAACGAAGAAATCAGTTGTACGGATAGTCAAATAGATAAATGGCCCTTAGTTAATTTAAAATTGCAGGATTATATTGTTACGATGATAATACCCACCATTAGCCATCTTGAAAAATGTTGGTTGCAATCAGGACTAAAAGATAAGCTCGACATCTGCGTTAAAGGAGCGGTAAATCGGTGGCCAACGATGGTTGCAATTGAGATCAGCTGTGCGGGTGATTTTAATGCGTATTGATGGTTTAATGACAGATCAGCTGGATATAGTCTGGTGGCCATAGATGGTGCCTATTGCTATTCAATGTACCCGATTGGAAAATTAATCTTCTACTATAGGGACATCAGTATGGTCTCTCCCCTGTGAGTCCTCGTGTGCACTTTCAGATTGGTGCCACTGCTGAATCCTTTGacttttctctcctgtgtgaatcctCCTCATATGCACTGACAGATTACTGGCAATGCTGAAACCTTTGCCACAATCAGGACAGCTAtgtggtttctcccctgtgtgggtCATCATGTGTATTTTTAGATGTCCCTTACGAGTGAATGATTTGCCACAATCAGGGCAACAAaatggcttctcccctgtgtgaatcCTAATGTGCCTTTTCATAGCACTGCCAGTGCTGAATCCTTGTCCACAACAATAACAACGAtatggcttctcccctgtgtggattCTCATGTGTATTTTCAGACCTCCATTCTGCATGAAGCATGTACCACAAACAGGGCAGGAAaaaggtttctcccctgtgtggctCCTCATGTGCACTGTCAGCTTACTGTTTGTGCTGAACCATTTACTACAAACATCACAACAAAATCTAGCTGCAATGTGGGTTTGGAGGTGATCTTTCATACTTTCTGtgaactccatacattttccacacacaccacaaatacCTTCTTTATCCTTTCTATGAGTTTTCACATGTTTAAGTAATGAACCCATGTGATGAAAAGACTTGTCACACACCTTACAGCAACAGGGAGTATCATGACTTTGACTGGGTGATTTCAGGAGGGACAACTGTGTAGATTTCTTGACACAGGAGCTTTGTCCTTTCATCATCTTTGTTCTCTTTGATTTGACTGGGTTAAAACCTGAAGGAGGTCCTCCAGTCTCCATACCACTGACACTTTGACTGTTTTCACTCTGAGCTGCAGAACAGTCTGAATTTACTGTAGAGAAAGGCTGAGAGAGACTAGTTGGTTCAGATTCTACATAGATGTCTCCATCAGGTTCTGTTTTGATCTTTTCAGTTTTAGTACTGGGTAgagagtctctctctccattgcctTCCTTTTGGGCTTGATAGAGATGTGAGGGCTGAGTTGGGTCTTCATCACGATCACTTTTCACACAGACAGGATTGAATATGAACTCTATGGTCTCTGCCTCAATCCCTTTAAGCTGCTGTTCCTCCTGACTGGTCCTGAGTTCCTCCTGCTCTTCTTTAATCTGTATGGGCTCTGGGTCCCCTTGTCCCAGACTGGGGCTCCACTCCTGCTCACACTGCTGTTGCTCAGGGGGAACCTCCTcttcagagaaagaaagagtacgCTGCTGGAGGTCTGGAGGAAAGGAGAAAGGATAAAACAGAAAACTCAATGACATGTAGACCTACCTCCTGTCTGGTACGCCTGCAATAATTAATTCTACTAGTCAAATATAATTTAACTGTAATCCTAAACTTTTAATCCTAAACAGTTAGGATTGGAATAAGGTTTAGGTTAAGGTTACGGTTAGTAGATAGATTAAATTTTActgatggactatccaaataaaatgTTACTGAAACAGATATTtgcattcctgaaacattattttgaAGTATAATTTGATCTAATTGATTGTACTCAAATTGGCCCTTTTAATTTATAGTGTTGATATAATCTTCAATAAATATAGTTCCATCTAACAAAAagtaagacatgaggaatccaatAAAATGATCAAAAGCCACCAATgatcgagcccaggctctgtcgcagccggccgcgaccaggaggtccgtggggcgacgcacaattggcctagcgtcgtccgggttagggagggtttggccggtagggatatcgttgtctcatcgcgcactagcgactcttgtggtgggctgggcgcagtgcacgggtgcacggtgtttcctccgacacattggtgcggctggcttccgggttggatgcgcgctgtgttaagaagcagtggttgggttgtgtttcagaggacgcatggctttcgaccttcgtctctcctgagcccatacgggagttgtagcgatgagacaagatagtaactgctaacaattggataccacgaaattggggagaaaaagggggtaaaaaaaaatgtttaaaagaaGAAAAAAGCCACCAATGGATCCCTCACACCCCACTCCAGTCTCACCCCAACAACTGCTATACACTGTCAGTTCACTATGTCTCACAAGTATTATGGAGCTGCGGCTTAGAGTATGGTTTCTTCCTCCAAGAGCTGCCATTTGTTGCAGTATACAAGGAGAGATTGGTTTAAGCATTAGGTTGCCTAGAGatgggtttcccaaactcggtcctggggccccacCTGGGTGCACATTTTATTTTTTgccttagcactacacagctgactcagtttgggaaaccctggcctAGAGAAGGGCCAACTGAATTACTTTCATGAAGGACAGGCTTGGCTTGTTGTGAGGATGACCATAAGTTATTTTCATCATACGCAAAAGCTACTGGTTTTCTACtcaaagttgcaaagaaaatgttATGATAAATGTAATAAACACAAGAGACCAACAACACTTATAAAAGAGTGAGGCAACAGCAAAAACAGCAGCATCTAGGAGGCAAAACCTGGTACTTTCACAATTTATTGTAAATACGGGAAGAAACTTCAATGACTATTTTCTCTGAATTGGGGAAGAAAATATAAATCAGATTCACTACTTGTCAAACATAGAGAAGTGATACTTTGTACAGGTGGTTGGAGTGGGATTGGCCGAGatgcactttgaagatgctagaaCAGTCCATGTTTACTTTTTCCTTGCAAACAAAACAACTAATGACTAGAAAAATCAGACAACCCCATAGCAGAATATGCGAGAGAAATGTTTCTCTCGAGGTGCACTCAAGTTACAAGTACAATAGGGAGGGAAAAATGCTTCTGACAAGCAAACAATGCTCAACAATTCTTGCAATCGTAGGGGAAAACAGCAGTTTTAATGTCCTTTGTTAAAAAAAGGGGGATCCCAGCTTTCCATTgctactttatttattttttaactgcTAAATATGTGCGTACTGCACCATTTTAAACTCAAGAGTTTCTAGCAGCGGCATGGTTAATTAAGCAAGTTACTGCTCAGCAATTCCCTGTGAGTGCATATGGGAGAGTGGCGCTGAATGTAACACGGGTCAATTGTAAGGTAACTTGGGGTAAAACACCACCCTACCTCAAAATTGTTTTTTGGGAGTGACTTAAAATTGTGATGAAACATTACATTTTTAGTTGAGCAAGAGTAGTGGCAACCAGGGaaagtgttggggggggggggggggagtgacaAGTAGTTTCTGTGACAAGTAAAGTCAGGGGGAG
This window encodes:
- the LOC115144852 gene encoding zinc finger protein 875-like, with the translated sequence MSQIQLLRVFLNERLTAAAEEIFGVVEKTVAEYQEEVFRLQKLLDIVLQPEINLHRADLQQRTLSFSEEEVPPEQQQCEQEWSPSLGQGDPEPIQIKEEQEELRTSQEEQQLKGIEAETIEFIFNPVCVKSDRDEDPTQPSHLYQAQKEGNGERDSLPSTKTEKIKTEPDGDIYVESEPTSLSQPFSTVNSDCSAAQSENSQSVSGMETGGPPSGFNPVKSKRTKMMKGQSSCVKKSTQLSLLKSPSQSHDTPCCCKVCDKSFHHMGSLLKHVKTHRKDKEGICGVCGKCMEFTESMKDHLQTHIAARFCCDVCSKWFSTNSKLTVHMRSHTGEKPFSCPVCGTCFMQNGGLKIHMRIHTGEKPYRCYCCGQGFSTGSAMKRHIRIHTGEKPFCCPDCGKSFTRKGHLKIHMMTHTGEKPHSCPDCGKGFSIASNLSVHMRRIHTGEKSQRIQQWHQSESAHEDSQGRDHTDVPIVED